From Triticum urartu cultivar G1812 chromosome 2, Tu2.1, whole genome shotgun sequence, a single genomic window includes:
- the LOC125539086 gene encoding cytosolic sulfotransferase 8-like has protein sequence MLHVHRHSSLSIIRCTLCYRYLIPAHTLAWTVCRTMSSSSSTPAIPPQEGDAETNEELYGQFTELASSWPCSRGLSRANLLYRHEKGWYSTLPPMVGAMVADARFAARPSDVVVATMPKSGTTWMKALLYSTVHRREHAPGGPGHPFNSVGPHECVRHLEYQLYTRNRVPDLAGLPDPRLLATHVPLASLPRSVAASGCRIVYVCRNPKDTLVSTWSFVNKFRAEDGLEPISVEAAAGYFCDGVSASGPYWDHVLGYWRAHLANPERVLFFRYEEMSRDPAAHVRRLAEFVGRPFSAEEEEDGAVDAVVKLCSFEHMTGLEATKSGKTELVLGAVENSSFFRRGLVGDWENHLSPETARKIDAITDAKFRAFGLSV, from the coding sequence ATGCTCCATGTGCATCGCCACTCTTCTCTATCTATTATAAGATGCACCTTGTGCTACCGCTACCTTATCCCTGCTCATACCTTGGCTTGGACTGTTTGCCGTACaatgtcctcctcctcctccaccccAGCCATTCCGCCGCAAGAGGGCGATGCCGAAACCAACGAGGAGCTCTACGGGCAGTTCACCGAGCTGGCGTCCTCCTGGCCGTGCTCCCGGGGCCTCTCCAGGGCGAACCTGCTCTACCGCCACGAGAAGGGCTGGTACAGCACCCTGCCTCCGATGGTCGGCGCGATGGTCGCCGACGCACGCTTCGCCGCGCGCCCCTCGGACGTCGTCGTCGCCACCATGCCCAAGTCCGGCACCACGTGGATGAAGGCGCTCCTCTACTCCACGGTCCACCGGAGGGAGCACGCCCCGGGCGGCCCCGGCCACCCCTTCAACTCCGTCGGCCCGCACGAGTGCGTCCGCCACCTGGAGTACCAGCTCTACACGCGCAACAGGGTCCCGGACCTCGCCGGGCTCCCGGACCCGAGGCTCCTCGCCACGCACGTCCCGCTCGCGTCGCTGCCGAGGTCGGTCGCCGCGTCGGGGTGCCGGATCGTGTACGTGTGCCGCAACCCAAAGGACACGCTGGTCTCGACGTGGAGCTTCGTGAACAAGTTCAGGGCCGAGGACGGGCTGGAGCCGATCTCGGTCGAGGCCGCCGCCGGCTACTTCTGCGACGGCGTGTCGGCGTCCGGGCCGTACTGGGACCACGTCCTCGGGTACTGGCGCGCGCACTTGGCGAACCCCGAGCGGGTGCTCTTCTTCAGGTACGAGGAGATGAGCCGGGACCCTGCGGCGCACGTGCGGAGGCTGGCGGAGTTTGTCGGACGCCCGTTCagcgcggaggaggaggaagacggcgCGGTGGACGCCGTCGTCAAGCTGTGCTCGTTCGAGCACATGACCGGGCTCGAAGCGACCAAGAGCGGCAAGACGGAGCTTGTGTTGGGCGCTGTGGAGAACAGCTCGTTCTTCCGGCGCGGCCTGGTCGGGGATTGGGAGAACCATCTATCGCCGGAGACAGCAAGAAAGATTGACGCCATTACCGACGCTAAGTTCAGGGCTTTCGGTCTCTCTGTCTAG